The DNA region TACCAATAGACTCTATAAGTAATATCTGAATATCTTCAAATCCAATTTAACCTTTTTTAAGTATGTCTTGATGATGAGATTTTAATCACTTATTAGTGATTTTTTTTATTTTTACCTCTTGACATACTTACCGGTTGCTTAATCATTAGTTAAGTTGATTATAATATCATTTTGAACATATGTCAATAATTATTTATAATTACATTTTTCTTGCTTCTTAAACCCAAAAAACATTTTCTTGAACATCAATTGAAATAATTTAATTAATTTTTATTCTTTTGATGCCTCAATCAAAGCGATAATAACCATAATGGTTCCAACTATAGGAAGAAACCCCCATAGTAAATACCATCCGCTTCTTTTCGTATCATGCATTCTACGAATTGCAATTGCGATTGAAGGCACAAGAATTGCCAAATAATAAATGTAAGTTACCCAATTAAAAAAAGCTCCAAACAATCCTAATAAAAATAAAATCAAACCAATTCCAAAATTAAACAACATTGCCATCCAGTATTCTTTGACAGTTGATTTTCCTGAAAAATCATTCCATCTGATCCATAATTGTTTGAACTCTTCCACAATAAATCCCCCTTTTATTTTTATTAAATTATAGCATATATTTTTTTAACATTATATATTCAATTAAAAAAAACATCGTATTTTGATTTAAACATCAAAAATACAACGTTGTTCTTAAAAATTTATATATTAATTATTCATTTGGTAATCATTTAAATAATCCGCACTTACCCAGTAAATATCAAACAAATCTTCTATGACTCTACAAAAAAACAAATAAGCTCCATCTGGAGATACCGAAGCGCAAAGTTGAATATTATCTGCATTATTAATTTCTTCACCTAGTTTAATAGCACTTTGAAACTCTCCATCCACATTATATGAAATATAAATGGATGTTAAAAGATTATACCCTCCACTATTATCAAATAACATATAAGATTCATCTGGTGCAATGTAGGGATGAGCTCCATAAATTCCAGTGCTTTCACTTGGAAGGTACTCTTCATCTACATATCTCATGACTCTAATTCCATTACTTGCGGTGTAATAGATATTGCCATTTAAGCTAACACTTATATACATTGCAAATCCATCATTTAATTCATTTTCTAAGTAGATTGGTTCTTGCCAAACTCCATCTGTAAATTCGCTGCGATAAATGACAAACTCATCATGATTATCTCTTTTAGAACCAAAATACAAATACTTTCCATCTGGAGTAATAAATGGTTCAAATTCTGCCACATCCTGACTAATAGGAGATAAGACAGGTTGAATCCAGTTTTCGTTTATATATTCTGTGTAGAAAAGACGATTTATTCCTTCTGCATTTCTTCTAGTAAAGAAAAAATAAGTAAAATCAGGAGAAAAGGTCCCTGCAAATTCTAATGTTTCCAAAGTAGAAATAATATCGGGTGCGAATATTTCTGGAGTTAAAGTAGGTTCTTCTAATCCAAAAACCGTTGTTTTGTCAACTGTTGTAGTTGAATCGATATTACTTTGACACCCTAAAAGCAATAAAATCAAAATACAGATTGTTGTTTTTTTAAACATATTATCACTTCCTAATTATTTTATTAAAAATTGATATTAATTCTCTTTTTCAATTTTAATGGATTTTTGTGGGTTTAAAATGACATTTAAAAGAATTCCTACGAGTGCAGCTAAACTCATTCCACTCAAAGAAACACTGTCATTTAATTGAATCGATGCTTGTCCAAGTCCAATGACAAGCATTGCTCCTACAATAATTAGATTCTTCATACTCGATAAATCAACTTTTTCTTCTACTAATACTTTTACACCATTAGCGGCGATTAATCCATATAAAACGATCGTCATTCCTCCTAAAACTCCATTAGGAATGCTTAATATAAAAGCTTGAATATACCCAAAAAATCCAAGCATAATTGCAAAGATTGCTGCAAGTCCTGTCACCCAAACACTTGCTACTTTTGTCATTGCAACTACGCCAGTATTTTCACCATAAGTCGTATTTGCAGGTCCACCCATAGCAGCACTAACAAATGTTGCAATTCCATCGCCTAGCAACGTATTATCTAATCCAGGATCTTTAATTAAATCTCTTCCAATTACTTGTCCAAGTACTGTATGATTTCCAATATGCTCTGCAATGGTTACAAAAGCAATCGGAGTAAACATTAATACCGCAGATAAATTCATTGCATATGTTCCTACAAAATGAAATTCAGGAATTTGAAAAAATGCGACTCCTGAAAAGACTGTAGAAAGATTCACAACTCCTAATAATAGAGAAGAGATATACCCTATAATAATCGCTATCAAAAACGGAATTATCTTCACTAGACCTTTTGTATAAATACTAATAATAATTACAGTTACAAATGTTATTAATGCAATAACTGGGGCTTCAAAACCTGAAGACCCATTAAGTCCAGCACTATTAATAGCAACCGGTGCTAAAACCAATCCTATAATCATGATCATTGGTCCAACGACTACTGGTGGTAATAAGCGTTTTATCCAATCATTTCCAACGAATTTAATAATGATTCCAACGATTACATAAATGATACCTACTGCCATTAATCCAAAATATGCAGCACTAAAATCTTTAGATCCATCTAAATTAGTAACTGTGGATGCTTGAATCGCAAGAATAAAAGCAAAGCTACTTCCTAAAAATACTGGAGATTTTGCTTTTGTAAAGAAAATATAAATCAAAGTTCCTACACCGCTAGCGATTAAAGTAACGCCAACTGGTAATCCTGTTAAAATTGGAACTAAAACAGTAGCTCCGAACATTGCAAATACATGTTGCAAACTCATAAAAATCCATGCAATAATACTTTTAGGCTTTTCGTGTACATCTAGTAATATTCGATCGTTCATTTGCATCCTCCGTAACTTAGTAAAAATTGGTTAATTCTTACTTCAAAATTCAATAGTATACCAATTATACACTATTCTATTAAGATTCTAAACAACATATTTCGAGTTTTAAATCTTTTTAATACCAATTTTATATCCGATTCCAATTGCTTTCCCTAGTTCATAATATTGATTATCTAATCCATATAAAATTGTTTTAACCTCTGAAAGATTCAATGTTTGATTTTTATAGATAGATTCATCTACTAAAGTTTTTATAATTTCACAAAGATAAATCACTCTTTGTGAAATTTGTTGACGAGATAAAACTTTGGCTATCAAAGAAATAGGAGATAGCGTAATAATGGGGACATTATCGACAATTTCAAATTGAGTATTTTTAGATTTATCCTCTACTTTTCCGGTATATATTCCGCAATAATCCACAAATTCAAGCAAATTAGTTGTAGGAACATTAATTGAAAATGTACTTGTTTCATCAATATGAGTTGATGCAAGATGATTTTCATTGATACTAATCATAATTAATGGAGGATTAATTCCTGCAATGGCTATGTCTCCTATGGTTGTAAAGTTAATGACATTTTCATGACTTGTTCCAATAAGTACAATGGTTGCTGGATGAATTAAAGGATATTTTTCAATTTCTACTTTCAATTTAATACACTCCTCATTTAATGGTTTATTTTATTTTTTAATAAGATTTATCACATGACTCCAAGTTCCAGTTTCGTCTTTTGATTTTAGAAAAATATGAAAAATGGGTGCTAAAACACTGGCGACAAACCCTGCTGCAAATCCGTTGTTGTATAAATCAAATCCTCCTTGAAATTCCAATGCCAATGGAGTGATTAACAAATGAATAAACCCTGCGAGAATCCCAGGAATAATTCCAAATTGACCAGCAATTGGGGCTAATCCTGTAACAAATAAAACAGAAAGTGTTGGCCCAATGGTCCATTCCAACGGAGTAAGCTCTATTGCTAAAATAGCGCCTATAATCACAGGAATTGAATTGAGAGGATGCTTTCCAAACGCAGCAAACCCAAGAATAGTTAGAATAGCTCCCATGACAGGTCCGTTTATTAAAATTCCTGTACAAAGTATTAAAACAACACATAACAATCCCATGATCCCAATATTCAATAATGTGGCATCTGTCCCAGAATCTTTCACAAAATCAGTTAACAATCTACCTGATCTTTGGAGTATTTTAGGATATTGTTTCACGACTTTTGGATTCTCTAAAAATGCAAATAAAATAAAAAGACTCGAAATCACAATTGTCGATATTAATAGCACTTGATGATAACTATTATTTAATTCAGAACCTCTTAGTATATCAATATCAAATGATCCAAGTATTCCTGTTAAAAACATCGAAATAACACCCATAGAAAAACCTGTATTGTACAAGTTATATCCTTGGTGAAATTTCATTGCAAACATATTAAAAGCTGGCAAAATAAAGCCAATCACAATTCCTATACTTACACCAAGTATAATCCCTGTTGACAATGTCAATCCAGCTCCAAAAATTAAAAAACTAACAATAGGTGAGATACCTGATGAAAGTAAAAATACAAGAACATGATCTTTACATTTTGTTTTAGTGGCTTTTGTGAATAAAAAAATTCCAAAATACATTGGAAGGGCATTATATAAATTCTTGCCAAAAAAAGCAAATCCTGCTATGGTAAGTAAGCAAGCAAAAACGGACCCTGTAATTTCGACTTTCATCCATTTTAAAAGAATGAGATTTAGCCCTGTTGTCATTAATACATTAAAGAGAGTTGCGGCTAATCCTCCAATAAACAAGTAATCCGATAGTAACACGGAAGGACTTGTTAAAATGCGTCGATATCCAAG from Bacillota bacterium includes:
- a CDS encoding DUF805 domain-containing protein, whose protein sequence is MEEFKQLWIRWNDFSGKSTVKEYWMAMLFNFGIGLILFLLGLFGAFFNWVTYIYYLAILVPSIAIAIRRMHDTKRSGWYLLWGFLPIVGTIMVIIALIEASKE
- a CDS encoding NCS2 family nucleobase:cation symporter, encoding MNDRILLDVHEKPKSIIAWIFMSLQHVFAMFGATVLVPILTGLPVGVTLIASGVGTLIYIFFTKAKSPVFLGSSFAFILAIQASTVTNLDGSKDFSAAYFGLMAVGIIYVIVGIIIKFVGNDWIKRLLPPVVVGPMIMIIGLVLAPVAINSAGLNGSSGFEAPVIALITFVTVIIISIYTKGLVKIIPFLIAIIIGYISSLLLGVVNLSTVFSGVAFFQIPEFHFVGTYAMNLSAVLMFTPIAFVTIAEHIGNHTVLGQVIGRDLIKDPGLDNTLLGDGIATFVSAAMGGPANTTYGENTGVVAMTKVASVWVTGLAAIFAIMLGFFGYIQAFILSIPNGVLGGMTIVLYGLIAANGVKVLVEEKVDLSSMKNLIIVGAMLVIGLGQASIQLNDSVSLSGMSLAALVGILLNVILNPQKSIKIEKEN
- a CDS encoding flavin reductase family protein; amino-acid sequence: MKVEIEKYPLIHPATIVLIGTSHENVINFTTIGDIAIAGINPPLIMISINENHLASTHIDETSTFSINVPTTNLLEFVDYCGIYTGKVEDKSKNTQFEIVDNVPIITLSPISLIAKVLSRQQISQRVIYLCEIIKTLVDESIYKNQTLNLSEVKTILYGLDNQYYELGKAIGIGYKIGIKKI
- a CDS encoding DUF1576 domain-containing protein, with the protein product MTNILHKMKRKFIIPVIFIVLLIISFTIEPLDEMFLGYRRILTSPSVLLSDYLFIGGLAATLFNVLMTTGLNLILLKWMKVEITGSVFACLLTIAGFAFFGKNLYNALPMYFGIFLFTKATKTKCKDHVLVFLLSSGISPIVSFLIFGAGLTLSTGIILGVSIGIVIGFILPAFNMFAMKFHQGYNLYNTGFSMGVISMFLTGILGSFDIDILRGSELNNSYHQVLLISTIVISSLFILFAFLENPKVVKQYPKILQRSGRLLTDFVKDSGTDATLLNIGIMGLLCVVLILCTGILINGPVMGAILTILGFAAFGKHPLNSIPVIIGAILAIELTPLEWTIGPTLSVLFVTGLAPIAGQFGIIPGILAGFIHLLITPLALEFQGGFDLYNNGFAAGFVASVLAPIFHIFLKSKDETGTWSHVINLIKK